From a single Clostridia bacterium genomic region:
- a CDS encoding GTP-binding protein, protein MAKAKYERTKPHVNIGTIGHVDHGKTTLTAAITTVLSKFGGATATKYDEIDKAPEEK, encoded by the coding sequence ATGGCAAAGGCAAAATACGAAAGGACCAAGCCCCATGTAAACATAGGGACAATAGGTCACGTTGACCACGGCAAGACAACACTTACAGCAGCAATAACAACAGTACTTTCAAAGTTCGGCGGTGCAACAGCTACAAAGTATGATGAAATAGACAAGGCACCGGAAGAAAAG